In Sander lucioperca isolate FBNREF2018 chromosome 21, SLUC_FBN_1.2, whole genome shotgun sequence, the following proteins share a genomic window:
- the tcf20 gene encoding transcription factor 20 isoform X1 produces the protein MQNFSNSPVPPSLPPGFSGRAVGGTPYPPQPADPQISPRMTDDYAGMQQQSLHRSHHHPSQASHMLAYSARNRGAVEAPPTQNIHSGNTNNPYRKDAMDYYFSMGGKDRHRRGGMAYGAGFGYPNIDGHIPHQYRHAGSGSAPASGLMSPYPVDYGPSAGSGGGGGAGAGAFSPSHQYNMSQNAAMQSVPGSQMQHRQHGQTFPAVHHGQQHRSYPHSGHRMTPQYPHYSPQGGASTGSSGMYSPPPQRYLDGAASTGFDPKVNSSPSVNSSSNSVSSSVAANNVGPMENVQQSYHASNYPGYSQQTLSLHKQATLQHRNSQHNLGVGYDNSLKMQHQGPSPGSVYAKHHQASNPSTPLAASQEITKSPMHPNAQQTQINQNFSPISNPSPAASAVHSPSCSSSPSPLMGVSDVHGNPSGHGLSHPPTSNPRSSHGQGRLLQTMPQLSPTPNSNSSISSCGSSGSHKAHSMSAVGGSSLPPTGRNKLGLGTGIGSREECPSVYSSSPLDKMQDAGLNSLNALSSQVANLPNTVQHMLLTDSVLSQKKGKDVGQMQQTTHGVSPSQPRSRNASAASSTSTVKDGSALGIGDGASLDAGADEDSSLMSVCGSSGTKVEREEPFSEGEHGRVRQMSGASSGSELTGYHAACQSQTQTGQALAVKAVPSDSPSKERNVSETKANEAQIPSSSPSFGCQSSETGPTSHSAPPVSSSPSSTPSSIPPPQPNCVSESGLTHNDHRGGHRRTTEIKNEVIKNESEGTVDQTEKGSSQTQRDGEVNSQNCQDKENRLHTASRLHNNEREEKHTSEEQQSASSVGVIVSARSEGSHTEKSKHPQDNCIEEKHSLRESSSHNGEEGVDLSLYSSLHQKSNFGRPQNPPQSGPHKYGYPESTYGSDLSLKNRGRAGPAGVMDSNSRYLGYQQSQAGYGPVHPKYAGSVAEALVKRGQAAGAKGHEDNSQQFPSLLQEVLQGYNLDRRYGRPEQAFPAHLQVQQPFQTRHPYGITEVSAHSGQMGSSGKPPHPNQRHGREPDFNTDAQSSVKSEVSITKILQNADKTEVGVSQSHLTQATDSQQPPTKHINLADYSLPQRKVLSNVSTPPSAVQELLLQEPEPLTGTIGHTESQKSSGSILAPSERRSVICDVSPNRRSTPERDRESDREREREKSQSGASVIQQPFSSPAAANDLSKKDIAEKHVVKMETASRDAGPDAANLHTDHHGSGGANEADMEYHSKSVHSSVVMNADPYRRGNVDITPLPSHPLSTNPLSSPSRHQSYIHGVDLSTGSGGGFPGYRFGDTREGNMMPRSNPHFPSHHPYHNLSPQTQATNKLQMYPHSRGPPHHPHDMNDWVKAMNRPSKEMMMQPGSSPGRHKVSQSEQRQRMISQTDMPGEQLATKMSLHHQGAFFDLKMWESTHSGREGSTMIGDSFYRTQPPPPAPVASHVPVPPQCQNAAEPEVSRGAAKEARLPCPPPPPSSTKPSADMNSSQPQQVQRQTKAGGSGDTNPLILRRRVRSFISPIPAKRQLQAATNSHHSPGAQSESSHHNEDDSSSSDIPCPRLSSPLPGENTYLQPLSPSSGNTKALPPRKGRGLKLEAIVQKITPNIKKPAGHVDDESNHYPGFSHSEIPAFNDSQDQDLAHFPRVAGGDDSYMDESHSLNDMIPFRGVDETGPLPPSAYPCDPHQTSQTLKQDFDFGLGAAVASASGDKEDFALLGPLPPPPPLPRPVQGSPPPSSSALSDIQHFTNTYQQLETRRGEQSAANLLRQKLQESGMGFDDYPGSDYYGATPPHHSQGHMLNRQHQMSSGRSSLSPQDSKLSESSVPKGYFPSGKKKGRPVGSVNKQKRAQNQAQTQGQGQPQAQAQSTTQSAPPAPTTPTTTAATTPPLVQTTSSSPPPAAPPLTDNKNTPPLTPPILTQIVKVDAESEDTPPEVEVKPVRRRRKGVKDEDETLQARGRQRRRRRGAAPTAPPVAKDDPDTPLGAGGSPGTNRVSIDPNRKGPFVPHIHVENKVPEIGAVCTIVNAGGSGIDSLLTSALSSQLSRRDRDSEKGETDEVETTLQSGKALPSSDYVVSGPVITETNHSGRLLCCLCQKWANYKHLGDLYGPFYPAEYAAKLPKNQPQVRQCPVTTGTNKTGPNLDMSSNALSTIQDTQTQDALFTKPPTESDYAISLDSNPIPLTMTARTSPTAGREEMMMHMTGKFSNSASSSSSSSFSSYTSKTTSLTLDMNLDIRPIPELKREPDLEIDQRQPHIQQQLQPPIEEAQQRPQHRKLTSHPRFKRRHKSSDDSPRMVPSNSKASLPFQPPPPALDSLGPLAQLAQLPQMPMDPEELWVHEGCIVWTSGVYLVNGRLYGLQEALDGARETSCSYCEMVGSTLGCYSKGCTLRYHYLCAIEADCSLNEDNFSLRCPKHKVKKESSPRASGQPRQCTWSSRREAERNAGDEETQESRSC, from the exons ATGCAGAATTTTTCTAACAGCCCAGTTCCCCCTTCTCTCCCCCCGGGGTTCAGTGGGAGGGCTGTAGGGGGAACTCCATATCCCCCTCAGCCAGCAGACCCTCAGATCTCCCCACGGATGACCGATGATTACGCAGGGATGCAACAGCAGAGCCTGCACAGAAGCCATCACCACCCCAGTCAAGCCAGTCACATGCTTGCTTACAGTGCTAGAAACAGAGGGGCAGTGGAGGCACCGCCAACACAGAACATTCACAGCGGCAACACTAACAACCCTTACAGGAAGGACGCCatggattattatttttcaatgGGTGGAAAGGACAGGCACAGAAGGGGGGGCATGGCTTATGGGGCAGGATTTGGGTACCCTAATATTGATGGACATATACCTCACCAGTACCGGCATGCTGGATCTGGCTCTGCACCAGCATCTGGCCTGATGTCACCATATCCAGTAGACTATGGGCCCAGTGCTGGTTCAGGTGGCGGTGGAGGTGCTGGTGCTGGAGCGTTTTCTCCTTCTCATCAGTACAATATGAGTCAGAATGCTGCAATGCAGTCAGTGCCAGGTTCTCAGATGCAGCACCGCCAGCATGGGCAAACCTTCCCCGCTGTCCACCACGGACAGCAGCATAGGAGCTATCCACACTCTGGGCACAGaatgacccctcagtacccgcACTACTCCCCACAGGGTGGAGCATCCACAGGGTCATCAGGAATGTACAGCCCCCCTCCGCAGAGATATCTCGACGGGGCTGCTAGCACCGGGTTCGATCCCAAAGTCAACAGTTCTCCCAGTGTCAACTCCAGTTCAAACTCAGTCTCCAGTTCAGTTGCTGCTAACAATGTGGGGCCAATGGAGAATGTTCAACAGAGTTACCATGCTTCAAACTATCCTGGATATTCCCAACAGACACTTTCACTTCACAAGCAAGCCACACTACAGCACCGCAACTCACAGCACAATTTAGGGGTAGGTTATGACAACTCTCTCAAGATGCAGCACCAGGGCCCGTCTCCAGGCTCTGTATATGCTAAACATCATCAAGCCTCCAATCCCAGTACACCTCTAGCAGCATCTCAAGAAATAACCAAATCCCCAATGCATCCCAATGCTCAACAAACCCAAATTAACCAAAACTTTAGCCCAATATCCAACCCCTCACCAGCTGCCTCCGCAGTGCATTCCCCCAGTTGTAGCTCCTCTCCTTCCCCTTTGATGGGTGTCTCAGATGTACATGGAAACCCCTCAGGTCATGGTCTTTCACATCCTCCTACATCAAACCCCCGTAGTAGCCATGGTCAAGGTAGATTACTGCAGACCATGCCACAGTTAAGTCCCACGCCCAACTCAAATAGCAGCATCAGTAGTTGTGGTAGCAGTGGCAGTCATAAAGCGCACAGCATGAGTGCAGTTGGAGGGAGCAGTCTTCCTCCAACAGGCCGCAACAAATTGGGTCTAGGCACAGGAATTGGATCCCGAGAAGAATGCCCCTCTGTTTATTCATCCTCTCCACTAGACAAAATGCAGGATGCTGGCTTGAATAGTCTTAATGCCTTGAGCTCACAAGTAGCCAATTTACCAAACACAGTTCAGCACATGCTCCTCACCGACTCCGTGCTTTCCCAGAAGAAGGGGAAAGATGTGGGGCAGATGCAACAGACCACACATGGCGTGTCCCCATCACAACCAAGGAGTCGAAATGCAAGTGCAGCATCAAGCACTAGCACAGTTAAAGATGGAAGCGCACTGGGCATCGGTGATGGTGCCAGCTTAGATGCTGGTGCAGATGAAGACTCCTCATTGATGTCAGTTTGTGGCTCATCAGGGACCAAGGTGGAGCGTGAGGAGCCGTTTTCTGAAGGGGAACATGGGAGAGTGAGGCAGATGAGTGGTGCAAGCAGTGGATCTGAACTAACTGGTTATCACGCTGCCTGTCAGAGTCAAACGCAGACTGGGCAAGCATTGGCTGTAAAAGCAGTCCCCTCTGATTCACCGTCAAAAGAACGAAATGTTTCCGAAACAAAAGCAAATGAAGCTCAAATTCCCTCTTCGTCTCCATCCTTTGGATGTCAATCATCAGAGACTGGCCCAACTTCACATTCAGCACCTCCAGTTTCCTCATCCCCCTCATCCACCCCCTCCAGTATTCCTCCTCCTCAGCCAAATTGTGTCTCAGAGTCTGGTCTAACACATAACGACCACAGAGGTGGTCATAGGAggacaacagaaataaaaaatgaagtCATCAAAAATGAAAGTGAAGGCACAGTTGACCAAACTGAGAAAGGCAGTAGCCAAACGCAGCGAGATGGAGAAGTAAACTCACAAAATTGTCAGGACAAAGAAAACCGGTTGCAcactgcatccagattacacaataATGAGAGGGAAGAAAAGCACACATCTGAGGAACAGCAGAGTGCCAGTAGTGTTGGTGTGATTGTTTCAGCTCGGTCTGAGGGAAGTCACACTGAAAAAAGCAAGCATCCCCAAGACAACTGTATAGAAGAGAAACACTCCTTAAGAGAGTCAAGCAGTCATAATGGGGAGGAAGGTGTAGATCTGAGTTTGTATTCCTCCCTTCACCAGAAATCTAATTTTGGACGGCCTCAAAATCCTCCCCAGTCTGGACCACATAAATATGGATACCCAGAATCAACATATGGCTCAGATTTGTCACTGAAAAACAGAGGAAGGGCTGGCCCAGCCGGTGTTATGGATTCAAATTCCAGATACTTAGGGTACCAACAGTCACAAGCTGGTTATGGCCCTGTGCATCCAAAATATGCTGGTTCTGTAGCAGAGGCTTTGGTGAAGAGAGGGCAAGCAGCAGGAGCTAAAGGTCATGAGGATAATTCCCAGCAATTTCCGAGCCTTTTACAAGAGGTTCTTCAAGGTTACAATTTAGATAGGCGTTATGGCAGACCCGAGCAGGCCTTTCCTGCCCATCTCCAAGTTCAACAACCGTTTCAAACCAGACACCCGTATGGCATAACTGAGGTTTCGGCTCATTCTGGACAAATGGGTAGCTCTGGAAAGCCCCCACATCCAAACCAGAGGCATGGAAGAGAGCCTGATTTTAACACAGATGCTCAGTCGTCCGTGAAGTCCGAAGTGTCCATTACTAAGATATTGCAAAATGCTGACAAAACTGAAGTGGGCGTGTCCCAGAGCCATTTAACACAGGCTACAGATTCTCAGCAACCGCCAACAAAACATATCAACTTAGCTGACTATTCTCTACCACAGAGAAAAGTGTTATCTAATGTGTCCACTCCACCCTCTGCTGTGCAGGAGCTCCTTTTGCAAGAGCCAGAGCCGCTAACAGGCACCATTGGTCATACTGAGTCTCAAAAATCATCAGGCTCCATATTAGCCCCATCAGAGCGGCGCTCTGTCATTTGTGATGTGTCGCCAAACCGACGCAGCACACCAGAGAGGGACAGGGAAAGTGACCGAGAGAGGGAGCGGGAGAAAAGTCAGAGTGGAGCCTCTGTGATTCAACAGCCGTTTTCCTCTCCAGCAGCAGCCAATGATCTGAGTAAAAAGGatattgcagagaaacatgtagTGAAAATGGAAACGGCATCAAGAGACGCTGGCCCAGACGCTGCAAATTTACATACTGATCATCACGGCAGTGGTGGAGCTAATGAGGCTGATATGGAGTATCATTCCAAGTCTGTTCATTCATCTGTTGTAATGAATGCTGACCCCTACAGGCGAGGTAATGTTGATATTACACCCTTGCCTTCCCATCCTTTGAGCACTAACCCCTTATCTTCACCTTCAAGGCACCAGTCCTATATTCATGGGGTTGATTTATCAACTGGCAGTGGGGGAGGTTTTCCTGGATATCGATTTGGAGATACAAGAGAAGGGAATATGATGCCACGTAGTAACCCCCATTTTCCCTCCCACCATCCATACCACAATTTATCACCACAGACTCAAGCCACAAACAAGCTTCAAATGTATCCTCACTCTCGTGGCCCCCCTCATCACCCCCATGACATGAATGACTGGGTAAAAGCAATGAACAGGCCATCGAAGGAGATGATGATGCAGCCTGGTTCTTCTCCAGGAAGACATAAggtcagccaatcagaacagAGACAAAGGATGATCTCACAAACTGACATGCCCGGTGAACAACTCGCAACCAAAATGTCACTCCATCATCAAGGCGCTTTCTTTGATTTGAAAATGTGGGAGTCAACACACTCTGGAAGAGAAGGCTCTACAATGATAGGAGACTCCTTCTACAGAACACAACCGCCGCCTCCTGCTCCTGTAGCTTCACACGTCCCTGTTCCTCCACAGTGCCAAAATGCTGCTGAACCCGAGGTCTCCAGAGGAGCCGCAAAGGAAGCCAGACTTCCCTGCCCACCTCCTCCACCCAGCTCCACTAAGCCTTCTGCTGACATGAACTCCAGTCAGCCACAACAGGTGCAGCGTCAGACTAAAGCTGGGGGTTCTGGAGACACAAATCCACTAATATTGCGGAGGAGAGTTCGTTCTTTTATCTCTCCTATACCTGCCAAAAGGCAACTCCAGGCTGCTACAAATTCACATCACTCCCCTGGGGCTCAGTCTGAGTCTAGCCATCACAACGAAGATGACTCATCCAGTTCAGATATCCCATGTCCGAGGCTCTCTTCCCCTCTGCCCGGAGAGAATACCTATTTACAACCTCTATCTCCATCAAGTGGTAATACCAAGGCTTTGCCTCCCAGGAAAGGCAGAGGTTTGAAACTGGAGGCAATAGTGCAGAAAATCACACCAAATATTAAAAAGCCAGCAGGCCATGTTGATGATGAGTCAAATCATTACCCAGGCTTCTCTCACTCAGAAATACCAGCATTTAATGATTCACAGGACCAAGACTTGGCACATTTCCCTAGGGTTGCAGGAGGGGATGATAGTTACATGGATGAAAGTCACTCATTAAACGACATGATTCCCTTCAGAGGAGTCGATGAGACTGGGCCTTTACCTCCATCTGCCTACCCATGTGATCCTCATCAGACGTCCCAAACCCTAAAACAAGACTTTGACTTTGGATTAGGAGCCGCTGTGGCATCGGCATCTGGTGACAAGGAGGATTTTGCCTTGCTCGGACCTTTaccccctcctccacctcttcccCGCCCAGTCCAGGGTTCCCCACCTCCATCTTCATCTGCCCTGTCGGATATTCAACATTTCACCAACACTTACCAGCAGCTTGAGACAAGAAGAGGAGAGCAGTCTGCTGCTAACCTTCTTCGACAGAAACTTCAAGAATCTGGCATGGGGTTTGATGATTACCCTGGCAGTGACTACTATGGAGCCACCCCACCCCACCATAGTCAAGGACACATGCTGAATAGACAACATCAGATGTCCTCTGGTAGGTCCAGTCTGTCGCCACAAGATTCTAAGCTATCAGAGAGTTCAGTGCCTAAAGGCTATTTCCCATCTGGCAAGAAGAAGGGCAGGCCCGTAGGGAGTGTGAATAAACAAAAACGGGCCCAGAACCAGGCCCAAACACAGGGGCAGGGCCAGCCTCAAGCCCAGGCTCAGAGCACAACTCAGAGTGCTCCTCCGGCCCCAACCACTCCAACCACAACTGCTGCCACAACCCCACCATTGGTGCAGACTACCAGCAGCTCACCACCACCTGCAGCACCCCCCCTGACAGACAATAAAAACACTCCCCCACTGACCCCACCCATTTTAACCCAGATAGTAAAAGTGGATGCCGAGAGTGAGGACACACCGCCAGAGGTCGAGGTCAAACCTGTGCGAAGGAGACGCAAAGGTGTGAAAGATGAAGACGAGACACTGCAAGCCCGAGGAcgacagaggaggagaaggagaggagcaGCACCGACGGCACCACCAGTGGCCAAAGACGACCCAGATACACCTTTAGGGGCAGGAGGGAGCCCTGGCACAAATAGAGTATCCATAGATCCTAATAGAAAGGGCCCGTTTGTTCCACACATTCACGTGGAGAACAAAGTACCAGAGATCGGGGCAGTGTGCACCATTGTAAATGCAGGCGGGAGTGGAATTGATTCTCTCCTGACTTCAGCTCTTTCCTCCCAGTTATctaggagagacagagactcgGAGAAAGGCGAGACAGACGAGGTGGAAACTACACTACAGTCAGGAAAAGCGCTTCCTTCATCTGATTATGTTGTTTCAGGCCCCGTGATTACAGAGACCAATCACTCTGGCCGCCTGCTCTGCTGCCTGTGTCAGAAATGGGCAAATTACAAGCACCTCGGAGATCTCTATGGACCTTTCTATCCAGCTGAATATGCTGCAAAGCTCCCCAAGAACCAGCCCCAAGTCCGACAATGTCCAGTGACCACAGGCACAAATAAAACGGGACCAAATTTAGACATGAGCTCAAATGCTTTGAGCACCATCCAAGACACGCAAACACAAGATGCTCTGTTTACCAAGCCCCCAACTGAGAGTGACTATGCCATCAGCCTAGATTCAAACCCAATACCTCTCACCATGACAGCCAGAACCTCCCCCACAGCTGgtagagaggaaatgatgatGCACATGACTGGCAAGTTCAGCAACagtgcctcctcttcctcctcctcctccttctcctcctacACCAGTAAAACAACATCTCTAACCTTGGACATGAATCTAGACATCCGGCCTATCCCTGAGCTTAAGAGAGAGCCAGACCTTGAGATCGACCAGCGACAGCCGCATATCCAGCAACAGCTGCAGCCGCCAATAGAAGAAGCCCAACAACGACCCCAACACAGAAAGCTGACCTCTCACCCCCGCTTTAAAAGGAGGCACAAATCTAGTGACGATTCCCCCAGAATGGTGCCATCCAACAGTAAGGCGTCCCTGCCCTTTCAGCCCCCTCCGCCCGCCTTGGACTCCCTGGGACCCTTGGCACAACTCGCCCAGCTGCCTCAGATGCCCATGGACCCAGAGGAGCTGTGGGTCCACGAAGGATGCATAGTGTGGACCAGTGGAGTGTATCTTGTCAATGGGAGACTGTATGGCCTGCAGGAGGCACTAGATGGTGCCAGAGAAACA TCCTGCTCGTACTGCGAGATGGTTGGCTCAACCCTGGGCTGCTACAGCAAAGGCTGTACACTTCGCTACCACTACCTGTGCGCTATTGAAGCAG ATTGCTCTCTAAACGAGGATAACTTCTCACTGCGGTGTCCGAAGCACAAGGTAAAGAAGGAGAG TTCACCCAGAGCATCCGGCCAGCCAAGACAGTGTACCTGGAGCAGTCGGAGAGAGGCTGAGAGAAACGCAGGAGATGAAGAGACGCAGGAGTCTAGGAGCT GTTAG